One Streptomyces sp. BA2 DNA window includes the following coding sequences:
- the pcaB gene encoding 3-carboxy-cis,cis-muconate cycloisomerase encodes MPSDTYLAAGAAGAAAAQLDSGLLSPVWADAPIVAAVSDRAWLQAMLDAEAALSRAQARLGTVPEAAAHVITELAQADRLDLPALAAQARQSANPVVALVREFTALVATHDPDAAVYVHRGSTSQDILDTATVLVAERALRLIRADLERVEEALAALVGTHRDTLMAGRTLALHAVPTTFGCKAAGWRHLVLDAVEKLDRIRADGLPVQLGGAAGTLAGYLEHARGAEPAAYVEDLTESFAAELGLSAPLLPWHVLRTPVVDVATAAAFTCGALGKIAVDVLSLTRTEVGEVHEPAPAGRGASSAMPHKRNPVLATAIRSAALQTPQLAATVLGCMLSEDERSAGAWHAEWESLRALLRLAGGAAHQAVELTSQLSVDTERMRANTEITGGQIVSERIAAVLAPLLGKAQARELLNEASVRSARTGECLADVLRQDDRASAVLAEARLTDLFAPEAYTGAAGPLAKRALSRSLPPRHS; translated from the coding sequence ATGCCAAGTGACACCTACCTCGCCGCGGGCGCGGCCGGCGCGGCTGCGGCGCAGCTGGACTCCGGTCTGCTCTCGCCGGTCTGGGCGGATGCGCCCATCGTGGCCGCGGTGTCCGACAGGGCGTGGCTCCAGGCCATGCTGGACGCGGAGGCGGCGCTGAGCCGGGCGCAGGCCCGGCTCGGCACGGTGCCCGAAGCGGCCGCACATGTGATCACGGAGTTGGCGCAGGCCGACCGTCTCGATCTGCCGGCCCTGGCCGCACAGGCGCGCCAGTCCGCCAACCCCGTCGTGGCACTGGTACGAGAGTTCACCGCCCTGGTCGCGACGCACGACCCGGACGCGGCCGTGTACGTGCACCGCGGGTCGACCAGCCAGGACATCCTCGACACGGCGACCGTACTGGTGGCCGAGCGGGCCCTGCGACTGATCCGCGCCGATCTCGAACGCGTCGAGGAAGCACTGGCCGCCCTCGTCGGTACACACCGGGACACCCTGATGGCGGGCCGCACCCTGGCCCTCCACGCGGTGCCCACGACCTTCGGCTGCAAGGCCGCGGGCTGGCGCCACCTCGTCCTGGACGCCGTGGAGAAGCTCGACCGGATCAGGGCCGATGGGCTGCCCGTCCAACTCGGCGGAGCAGCCGGGACCTTGGCCGGATACCTCGAACACGCGCGGGGCGCCGAACCCGCCGCCTACGTCGAGGACCTCACGGAGTCGTTCGCGGCGGAACTGGGGCTGTCCGCCCCGCTGCTGCCGTGGCATGTCCTGCGTACCCCTGTGGTGGATGTGGCCACGGCCGCCGCGTTCACCTGTGGCGCCCTGGGCAAGATCGCGGTCGACGTGCTGTCACTGACCCGGACCGAGGTCGGGGAGGTGCACGAGCCGGCGCCCGCGGGCCGTGGTGCGTCCTCGGCGATGCCGCACAAGCGCAACCCGGTCCTCGCCACGGCCATCAGATCCGCCGCTCTGCAGACTCCGCAGCTCGCGGCGACCGTGCTGGGCTGCATGCTGAGCGAGGACGAGCGGTCCGCCGGTGCCTGGCACGCGGAGTGGGAGTCGCTGCGCGCCCTCCTGCGGCTGGCCGGCGGCGCGGCGCACCAGGCGGTGGAGCTCACTTCGCAGCTGTCGGTGGACACCGAACGCATGCGTGCCAATACCGAGATCACCGGGGGGCAGATCGTCTCCGAGAGGATCGCCGCCGTACTGGCCCCACTGCTGGGCAAGGCGCAGGCGCGGGAGTTGCTGAACGAAGCGTCCGTGCGGTCGGCGCGCACCGGCGAGTGTCTGGCCGACGTACTGAGGCAGGACGACCGGGCTTCGGCCGTCCTCGCGGAGGCCCGGCTCACCGACCTGTTCGCGCCCGAGGCGTACACCGGGGCCGCGGGTCCGCTGGCGAAGCGGGCGCTGTCCCGGTCGCTGCCGCCGAGGCACTCGTAG
- a CDS encoding 3-deoxy-7-phosphoheptulonate synthase, with protein sequence MEDVMRGIRTRGALQQPDWSDLLQVRAVGEALAARPPLVRAHDVSTLRTLLGEVALGRAMVLQSGDCAEDPAECTREHVARKAALLGLLAETLGLITQKPVVRAGRIGGQFAKPRSKPTEVIDGVELPVFRGHMVNGPDPDPEQRRPDPLRILTGYMAAGDIVEHLGWREPALGDHPVWTSHEALLLDYEIPMLRTDESGRLFLGSAHWPWIGERTRQVEGAHVALLAEVSNPVACKVGPATEPDELLALCERLDPWHEPGRLTLIARMGADAVTDRLPRLVEAVRGAGHPVIWLSDPMHGNTVTAPGGHKTRLVRTVSLEVSRFVEAVRGAGGVPGGLHLETTPDDITECATTQADLDFVGERYTSHCDPRLNGWQARTVVSSWTA encoded by the coding sequence ATGGAAGACGTCATGCGGGGGATTCGTACGCGCGGGGCATTGCAGCAGCCCGATTGGAGCGACCTTCTCCAAGTACGCGCGGTGGGCGAGGCACTTGCCGCACGCCCCCCACTCGTACGCGCCCACGACGTCTCCACGCTGCGGACGCTCCTGGGTGAAGTGGCGCTCGGCCGGGCCATGGTGCTGCAGTCCGGGGACTGCGCCGAGGACCCGGCGGAATGCACACGCGAGCACGTCGCACGCAAGGCCGCACTGCTCGGCCTGCTCGCCGAGACACTCGGCCTGATCACCCAGAAGCCCGTCGTGCGTGCGGGACGCATCGGGGGCCAGTTCGCCAAGCCCCGGTCCAAGCCCACGGAGGTCATCGACGGCGTCGAACTCCCCGTCTTCCGGGGCCACATGGTCAACGGCCCGGATCCGGACCCCGAACAGCGCCGGCCCGATCCCCTGCGCATCCTCACCGGTTACATGGCCGCGGGCGACATCGTCGAACATCTCGGCTGGCGCGAACCCGCCCTGGGGGACCACCCGGTGTGGACCAGCCACGAGGCGCTTCTCCTCGACTACGAGATCCCCATGCTCCGCACCGACGAGTCGGGGCGGCTGTTCCTCGGCTCCGCCCACTGGCCGTGGATCGGTGAACGCACCCGCCAGGTCGAGGGCGCCCACGTCGCCCTGCTCGCCGAGGTGAGCAACCCGGTGGCGTGCAAGGTCGGTCCCGCCACGGAGCCCGACGAACTGCTCGCGCTGTGCGAGCGGCTCGACCCCTGGCACGAACCCGGGCGGCTCACCCTCATCGCGCGGATGGGAGCCGACGCCGTCACCGACCGGCTGCCGCGCCTCGTCGAAGCCGTACGCGGCGCGGGCCATCCCGTCATCTGGCTCAGCGACCCCATGCACGGCAATACCGTCACGGCGCCGGGCGGCCACAAGACGCGGCTCGTGCGGACCGTTTCGCTCGAGGTCTCCCGCTTCGTCGAGGCCGTGCGCGGCGCCGGCGGCGTCCCCGGGGGACTGCACCTGGAGACCACACCCGACGACATCACCGAATGCGCCACCACCCAGGCCGACCTCGACTTCGTGGGCGAGCGCTACACCTCGCACTGCGACCCCCGCCTCAACGGGTGGCAGGCCAGAACCGTGGTCTCGTCCTGGACCGCCTGA
- a CDS encoding sigma factor-like helix-turn-helix DNA-binding protein, whose translation MTRADDFEEQRPVLFAIAHRILGSESQARDAVRETRSRWEASGVPPASAGAYLPAEVARVSAEALRSAESSSAATLLTLERLSPLERAVCVLREVFACSLPDIASAVGCSEAACRRLAATLPAAGDGSGRVPAWPRRVAGAENVARLLAATIPPLVQIGITVEQHRVRGRPGAIFRDRNGKILDSAMALDIVDGRIHTIRLVPSPDVIGQ comes from the coding sequence GTGACGAGGGCCGACGACTTCGAGGAGCAGCGGCCTGTGCTGTTCGCGATCGCCCACCGCATCCTGGGCAGTGAGAGCCAGGCACGCGACGCGGTTCGCGAAACCCGCTCCCGCTGGGAGGCATCCGGGGTGCCCCCGGCATCGGCCGGGGCCTACCTGCCGGCGGAGGTCGCCCGTGTCTCGGCCGAGGCCCTGCGGTCGGCCGAATCGTCGTCTGCGGCCACCTTGTTGACGCTCGAGCGGCTGTCCCCCCTGGAGCGCGCGGTCTGTGTACTGCGGGAGGTCTTCGCCTGCAGCCTCCCGGACATCGCATCGGCCGTGGGGTGTTCGGAGGCAGCGTGCCGCAGGCTCGCCGCCACCCTGCCCGCGGCCGGTGACGGCAGCGGCCGGGTTCCGGCCTGGCCCCGGCGCGTCGCCGGGGCCGAGAACGTGGCCCGACTGCTTGCGGCGACCATCCCACCGCTCGTGCAGATCGGCATCACCGTGGAGCAGCACCGCGTCCGGGGCCGGCCGGGTGCGATCTTCCGCGACCGGAACGGAAAGATCCTCGACAGCGCCATGGCACTCGACATCGTCGACGGCCGTATCCACACCATCCGGCTGGTGCCGAGCCCCGACGTAATCGGTCAATAA
- a CDS encoding isochorismatase family protein, protein MTGIPSISPYPLPAEGDVPPPVVRWTAEPHRSVLLVHDMQRYFLKPFPDTLRRQLVSNAALLRDRCAALDVPVAYTAQPGGMTDEQRGLLKDFWGPGMRPEPEDRQVVDALAPAEDDWLLTKWRYSAFFRTDLLQRMRAEGRDQLILCGVYAHVGVLATAVEAFTNDIQPFFVADATADFSQSHHRSALHYAAERCALVTTVKGVFA, encoded by the coding sequence ATGACCGGCATACCCTCCATCAGCCCGTACCCGCTGCCCGCCGAGGGCGACGTGCCCCCACCCGTCGTGCGGTGGACCGCCGAACCCCACCGGTCGGTCCTCCTCGTACACGACATGCAGCGGTACTTCCTCAAGCCGTTCCCCGACACGCTGCGCCGTCAACTGGTCAGTAACGCGGCTCTGTTGCGCGACCGCTGCGCCGCCCTTGACGTCCCGGTCGCCTACACCGCACAGCCGGGCGGCATGACCGACGAGCAACGCGGTCTGCTCAAGGACTTCTGGGGCCCCGGCATGCGACCCGAACCCGAGGACCGCCAAGTGGTCGACGCCCTCGCGCCGGCCGAGGACGACTGGCTGCTCACCAAGTGGCGCTACAGCGCGTTCTTCCGGACCGACCTGCTCCAGCGGATGCGCGCCGAGGGCCGCGACCAGCTCATCCTGTGCGGCGTCTACGCCCACGTGGGTGTGCTCGCCACCGCCGTCGAGGCCTTCACGAACGACATACAGCCGTTCTTCGTCGCGGACGCCACGGCCGACTTCTCTCAGAGCCATCACCGTTCGGCACTCCACTACGCCGCCGAGCGCTGCGCCCTCGTCACCACGGTCAAGGGAGTGTTCGCGTGA